From one Simplicispira suum genomic stretch:
- a CDS encoding IS30 family transposase: MARLGRPGLSDAQRRELWERWKAGDSISDIGRALFKHPGSVHGVLALGGGIYSPARKRAASALTTHEREQISRGLAAGHSCRQIAAELGRSPSTVSREIHRNGGAERYRAALADGRAWEQARRPQPCALALNPELARLVSQKLALQWSPQQIAGWLRREHPDTERMQVSHETIYRSLFVQARGVLKKELMAHLRTRRSMRRTRAGLGKASPRGQIPDAVSILDRPAQIEDRAVPGHWEGDLVTGAKNSHIATLVERHSRFALLVQVDGKDTASVVQALTREVKRLPEGSMKSLTWDRGMELAQHRMFSMATEVDVFFCDPRSPWQRGTNENTNGLVRQYLPKGADLSVYSQADLDAISMRLNTRPRKTLDYETPASRLQRAVAATG, translated from the coding sequence ATGGCGAGATTGGGACGTCCCGGACTGTCGGATGCGCAGCGGCGAGAGTTGTGGGAGCGATGGAAGGCAGGGGATTCCATCAGCGACATCGGTCGTGCATTGTTCAAGCACCCTGGGTCGGTGCATGGGGTGCTCGCGTTGGGCGGCGGCATCTACAGCCCGGCGCGCAAACGGGCCGCCTCAGCCTTGACGACACACGAGCGCGAGCAGATCTCTCGCGGTCTGGCGGCCGGTCATTCATGCAGGCAGATCGCCGCGGAACTTGGCCGATCGCCTTCAACGGTCAGCCGAGAGATCCATCGCAATGGCGGTGCCGAGCGATATCGTGCAGCACTGGCCGATGGGCGGGCCTGGGAGCAGGCGCGCCGACCTCAGCCCTGTGCCCTGGCGCTCAATCCTGAGCTGGCCCGGCTCGTGTCCCAGAAGCTGGCGTTGCAGTGGTCTCCTCAGCAAATCGCTGGATGGCTGCGACGAGAACACCCCGATACTGAGCGCATGCAGGTGTCGCACGAGACGATCTATCGCAGCCTCTTCGTACAGGCCCGTGGGGTGCTGAAGAAGGAATTGATGGCTCATCTTCGTACTCGCCGCTCCATGCGGCGAACGCGCGCAGGCCTGGGCAAGGCATCGCCTCGAGGGCAGATCCCTGACGCGGTGTCCATCCTCGATCGTCCCGCGCAGATCGAGGACCGCGCCGTTCCTGGTCATTGGGAAGGTGACTTGGTCACGGGGGCAAAGAATAGCCACATTGCAACGCTGGTGGAGCGTCATTCACGTTTCGCGCTGCTGGTCCAGGTCGATGGCAAGGACACGGCCAGCGTAGTGCAGGCGTTGACGCGCGAAGTCAAGCGACTCCCAGAAGGCTCGATGAAATCGCTGACCTGGGACCGAGGCATGGAGCTGGCCCAGCATCGGATGTTCTCGATGGCCACTGAGGTCGATGTGTTCTTCTGTGATCCACGAAGCCCATGGCAGCGTGGCACCAACGAGAACACGAACGGGCTGGTGCGTCAGTACTTGCCCAAGGGAGCTGACCTCTCGGTCTACAGTCAAGCGGATCTGGATGCTATCTCCATGCGGCTGAACACGAGACCTCGAAAGACGCTGGACTATGAAACGCCTGCAAGTAGACTTCAGCGAGCCGTTGCAGCGACGGGTTGA
- a CDS encoding acyl-CoA dehydrogenase family protein yields the protein MNFMESEEQTAIQASVADWAKRELAPGANARDTEARFDPELYLRCGRDLGITRLPFSEEFGGAGAGMQETSVAIEEIARQDQSLAVTLMVSMAAGLMLVENGSVEQIERYLPGIVAGTALGAVAGTEPQAGSWTAGYTTRAVENATGWRIDGEKAFITNAGAPITSVVLVCAVTGGQPDKPQMTMFALPADAPGLVYGKPYDKLGWRSSETRPVFLDGVSAPATSIVGKVGDGRHLVHGAFKVGRILISAMAVGMAQGCLDHAIAYARERKAFGGSIADFQLVQKAIADIAIRVETSRLMVRKSAWMRDEGQLDDGFLSMTKYYSTEAASQCADLAIQVHGGYGFMNECAPTRFWRDGRVLRIGDGTSEIQIGLIARALGLTSLPRAVKT from the coding sequence ATGAACTTCATGGAGTCAGAAGAGCAGACAGCCATCCAGGCATCTGTAGCAGACTGGGCGAAGCGGGAGCTCGCTCCAGGTGCCAACGCACGCGACACGGAAGCGCGGTTCGACCCAGAGCTTTATCTGCGCTGTGGGCGTGATCTAGGGATCACGCGTCTTCCCTTCTCGGAGGAGTTCGGCGGCGCAGGTGCAGGTATGCAGGAGACCAGCGTGGCAATCGAGGAAATTGCACGCCAGGACCAGTCGTTGGCCGTAACACTGATGGTCTCGATGGCGGCCGGCCTGATGCTTGTCGAGAATGGGAGCGTCGAGCAGATTGAGCGGTACCTGCCGGGCATCGTGGCCGGCACGGCACTGGGCGCTGTGGCCGGTACCGAGCCTCAAGCCGGATCGTGGACTGCCGGCTACACAACGAGGGCTGTGGAGAACGCCACCGGCTGGCGAATCGACGGGGAAAAGGCATTCATAACCAATGCGGGTGCGCCGATCACCTCTGTCGTTCTTGTATGCGCCGTAACAGGTGGCCAGCCGGATAAGCCTCAAATGACAATGTTTGCTTTGCCAGCAGATGCGCCTGGACTCGTTTACGGCAAGCCATACGACAAGTTGGGATGGCGCTCATCGGAAACGCGGCCGGTGTTCCTGGACGGCGTATCGGCGCCAGCCACCAGCATCGTGGGCAAAGTTGGCGACGGCCGCCACCTGGTACACGGAGCCTTCAAGGTCGGACGTATTCTTATTTCAGCAATGGCCGTCGGCATGGCTCAGGGTTGCCTGGACCATGCGATCGCGTATGCCCGTGAGCGCAAGGCGTTTGGTGGATCGATCGCTGACTTTCAATTGGTGCAGAAAGCCATCGCTGACATTGCAATCCGCGTCGAAACCTCGCGGCTCATGGTCCGCAAATCTGCCTGGATGCGCGACGAAGGCCAACTCGATGACGGCTTCCTTTCGATGACAAAGTACTACTCCACGGAGGCGGCCTCACAATGCGCAGACTTGGCAATTCAGGTCCACGGCGGCTATGGATTCATGAATGAGTGCGCACCTACCCGCTTTTGGCGCGATGGGAGAGTCTTGAGGATTGGAGACGGAACCAGCGAGATTCAGATTGGACTTATTGCGAGAGCACTTGGTTTGACGTCGCTTCCCCGGGCCGTCAAGACTTAA